From the genome of Nitrospirota bacterium:
CTTCAACTGCGCTGGTTCCGGAGAGGGCTGGCTTGAGGTATACGTCTTTCCCTTCCTTGGGGAAGAGGGAGAAATAAAAGGGGTTATTCAGTATCTGAAAGACATTACCGAGCGCAAGCGGGCTGAGCAGCACCTTGCTCTTATGAATTTTGCACTGAACAATAGCCATGAGGCAGTTTTTCTGACCGATGAAAATGCACGTTTTAATTACGTAAACGAAGAATCCTGTCGTGTTCTGGGATATACCCGCGCTGAACTGCTCGGCCTTGGTGTGCCGGATATTGACCCTGACTTTCCAGCGGAACGCTGGCCCGATCATTGGAATGATCTCAAAACGCAGCGTTCGGTGGTCTTCGAAGGACGACACCGGACAAAGGATGGCTATGCTTTTCCGGTAGAGATCAAGGCAAATCATTTTGATTTCGATGGCCGCGATTACTGCCTGACTTTGGTTCGTGATATCACCGAACGCAAGCGGGCTGAGGAAATACTGCGCCGGAGCGAAGAGAAATATCGGACGCTCTTTGAAGAGTCTTTTGACGGGCTCTTTATCAGTTCCCCTGAGGGTAACATCCTCGACATAAATAAGAAGGGAATCCAGATCCTTGGGTATGACACAAAAGAGGAAGTCATGAGCCTCGATCTGGAGCGGGACATATACGCCTGTCCGCCTGACAGAAGACGGATTCTATCAATGGTCAATGATCTGGGGACGGCTGAATATGAGGTTAGCATCAGGAGAAAGAGAGGCGAAACAATAGTGGCTCGCTGTTCATTAACTGCAGTGCAGGGCGACAAGGGCGCGATAACTGCCTATCGGGGAATTATCCGCGATATTACCGAGTTTAAACGGGTTGAGACTGCTGAGATGGAAGCGAAAAGAGCTCTGCAGGAGAGTGAAAAGCGATACCGCGATCTCTTTCAAAAAGCGGGGGAAGGTATCCTTCTGTTGACAGTAAACGGCGACATTTACTCGATGAACGAGTCGTTTGCTGCGATGCACGGATATAGTATCGAAGAGATGCTGCATATGAAACTGGCAGACCTCGATATAGGATTAGACCCCCGGGTTGATGCTGAAAGAAAAAAGAAGATCGTTGCAGACGGAGGCCTTATCTTTGAGGTGGCGCATCGTCACAAGGCGGGACATACGATTGAGTTTGAAGTGTCGGTGAGCTTTACCGAGTTGAGCGGCGAGAAATATTTCATATGCTTTCACCGGGACATATCAGAGCGCAAAAATGCAGAAAGGGAATTGCGGGAGAAAGAGGGCAAGTTGCGCGCCATGATCGAAAGCTTTGACGGTCTCATCTATATCTGTTCGCAGGATTACCGCATTGAGTTCATGAATGAGAAGCTCATCGAGCGCACCGGAAGGAACGCAGTGGGTGAAGTCTGCTATTCGACCCTGCATGATCGCGACTCGATCTGTCCATGGTGCGTCAATGACCGCGTCTTCAGAGGAGAGATTGTGCGGTGGGAGCTGCAGAGTCCAAAGGATGGACGCTGGTATTATGTTGTCAATACGCCGATCCGGCATGTCGACGGGTCGTTTTCAAAGCAGGCGATGATCATGGACATCACGGATAAGATAAAACTTGAGGAGCGTGCGAGGATAAACGATCAGCTTGCCGTGCTGGGGCAGCTTTCGGCCGGCATTACGCATGAAATCAATAACCCAAATGCCTTTATCATGTCGAATGCGCAGTTGCTTCAGGATATCTGGCGCGATGCGGAGCAGGTTTTACTTCAGCAGTGGAGACAGGTCGGCGATTTCTCCCTTGGCGGACTTTCCTTCCCCGCAATGAAAGAGGATGTGCAGAAAGCGATTCGATACCTGCTTGAAGGTTCTGACCGCATCAATAACATTGTAACCAGCCTGAAGGCCTATACCTCTCCTTTGGGTGACTATGTATCTGAAAACGTTGATCTGAATGAAGTCGTCCGGTCTTCCCTTGAGATCCTTGACAGCCAGATCAAGACAGCCACTGATAACTTCCGCTGGATTCCTGATGAAGAGGTTCCGCATGTGAGGGGCAACAGACAGGCGCTTGAGCAGGTTGTGACGAACCTTATCACCAATGCGCTGCAGGCGCTCACAGACAGGACAAAAGGCGTTTCTGTTTATTCCCGCTATGAGAGGGGGCCTAATGTTGTTATAATCGAGGTCACCGATGAGGGTGTTGGGATGACTCAGGAAATTTTACGCCGCGCATCGAACCCTTTTTTTACGACAAAACGCGACAGGAGTGGTGTCGGACTGGGGTTGGCCATAGCGTCATCCATTGTCACCAATCATAATGGATCTATCGTATTTGAGTCGGAAGCCGGTGCGGGGACTACGGTTATGGTGAGTCTGCCGTGCTCATATTCATCATCTGCCGAATAGGTGACAGACCTGTATGTATAACGGAAGCGAACATAATTCATGCGTGCTGCTCGTTGATGATGAGCAGGCCATTCTCGATACCTACAGCCTTATCCTTCGTGCTGCTGGCATTGACCAGGCAAGAACCTGTCAGGACAGCCGGGATGTCCTGCCGTTCCTTGCCGAATTTGGCGCAGCTGCTATTGTGCTCGATGTATTAATGCCCCATCTCTCCGGCCCTGAACTTCTCCTGACCCTTAAAAAGGACTACCCGTATATACCGGTTATCATGATGACATCATCAAATGATGTCGAAACCGCCATCAATTGTATGAAATATGGCGCTTCAGACTACCTTACCAAGCCGGTAGAGAAGAGTCGGTTTGTCGCCGTTATTAAAAGAACGCTCGATATGAAAGAACTGAGCCTTGAGGCGTCTGCTCTCAGACATTCTCTGATCTGCAGGGACTTGAGGCATCCGGAGGCGTTTTCGTCCATAGTGACCGGAAGCGAGAAGATGCAGAGCGTCTTTCGATATATTGAAGCGATCGGCATGTCGAAGCAGCCTGTCCTGATCACCGGGGAGACAGGCGTTGGAAAAGAACTCATGGCGCAGGCGATCCATCGTATTTGTGGCCGCAAAGGTGAGCTTGTTGCCGTTAATGTCGCTGGGCTCGACGACAGTATGTTTTCCGATGCCCTGTTCGGCCACGAGAGGGGCGCCTTCACCAGCGCTGAAAAACAACGCGGAGGACTTATACAGCAGGCTGCCGGAGGAACGCTTTTTCTTGATGAAGTCGGCGACATGCAGGAGGCATCACAGGTCAAACTCCTCAGGCTGCTGCAGGAGAATATTTATTACCCGCTGGGCTCAGACATGCCAAAAAAGAGTGATGCACGGATTGTTGTGGCTACCAACAAGGACCTCCATAGCTGCATGCATGAAGGCGTTTTTCGAAAAGACCTGTACTACCGGCTCAACACGCACCATGTCCATATGCCCCCTCTCAGAGAGAGGCCTGAGGACATTCCATTGCTGACGGATTATTTCTTGGCAGAGGCCGCAGCATCCATGAACAGGAAAAAGCCGGCAACAACGCCTGGTCTTCTCCCCCTGCTTGGCCTGTACCATTTCCCGGGGAATGTCCGGGAGTTGCAGGGGATGTGCTATGATGCCGTGGCACGTCATAAGTCTGGTGTGCTTTCAATGGAAAGTTTCAGAGAGGTCATACAGCACAATGCGCCATCTCTCGATCTTACCGTGATGTCATGTTTTGGCGCACAGCCCGCCGTCACCTGCTCTTTTTCGCATTTTCCGACCAAGAAAGAGATCGATGATTTTTTTATGCAGAAGGCGCTTGAACTCTCCATGGGCAATGTCAGTATGGCTGCGTCTCTTCTTGGGATAACACGGCAGGCCATTCATAAAAAGCTGAACAAACATACGAAGCGTTCGGAAGCCTGACCAATTTTGTAATACCTGCATTTTTGTTGTACCCCTGCAACTTTATTTACACCCCATTTCAAAATTAGTGTTTGACTCCCGATAGTTATTGAAAGTTGTAAACTTTATTTACATAACCCGTCCAGGCCTTTTTTCCTGATTTTACTGTTTAAACAAGGCATATGCGCTATCGCAATGTCTGGCATATTCTATGCAATAAAGATTGTAAGATCTGGAATTTATTCCACGTGTGGTGTGAGAAGACAATGACAAATAATGATCATGCAAAACACATTCTGATAGCAGACGATGAAGTTCCGTTCAGGTTTGCGGCTGTGCTGGCTCTGCGCCGGGCAGGGTACCGGACAAGCGAGGCGCAGGATGGCGCTGATGCCCTGGTGAAAATATTGGGCAACGGGACACATATCCCTTTCGATCTGATTATCCTGGATATTCATATGCCCTACCTCAGCGGGCTCAAGGTCTGTGACATTCTCCGGGAGCGGGGCGTATATGTCCCGGTGCTTTTTGTTGCAGCCTTTGTTGATGAGAGTGAGATTGAAAGAATTGTGCCTGACAATGCCTATAGTCTGCTTAAGAAACCCTTCAGAATTGAGCAGATGATCAGCAAGGTCCAAGAGATGGTATGCCAATAACAGTCAGGAAAGCGGCAAAGAGCGCCTTTGACCGCAGGATGCTCCTTACCGTGATTCTGCTTCAGGCTCCACTGCAGGCGGCGGTCAGTGCCGGCGTAATGGTTTTTCTGGCAGTGCAACGTATCGGGATGAGCGGAATACGATAACACTCTTTTAGAAAAAGGAGGAGGGAATCATGGACTGTCCATATTACGGAGAGGGGCTGGTACGGTGGTGCGGTGCAACGGAACTGTCATACATCCCAAGCATTCGTGAAGTTGTGCGCAATTGCACAGACAACTTCTGCGACTGCATTCACCATGAAGGGAAGAGCCTGTTGCAGAAAACAGACGGCAGCTGTCCAAATGCGGCAAGCTGCCCTCAACCATCTAGATGCTGATCCCTGGGGCCAGGATATTCCTCAATGACGGCGTGTTCACCCCGTGTGAACATCTGACGCCGCGGAGGATGAACGTTATCAGGAGCGTGCTGCAGGAAGAGCTAACGGGGAATTCAAGGGAAGCAAAAATCGAGCAGATAGACGGACAGGCACAGGTGGTCTTCTCAGGAATACTCACCATCGAACATGCCAGTCAGATGAAAGAGACACTGCATAATGTTCTGACCGGCATGGAAGAGGAGTTGGTGAACTGATAGTTACGGAGTATGCACATTGAGACGAAGAAGACAATGGCTGATGAAGCCTTTGAGATAAATGAAGAGAATGGCTCAGGGGACAAGAAACGCACTGCGAGTATGGAGACAAAGGCAGAAAGGAACGTGAAATTGCCGCGCAGAGGAGCGGTGAAAAACTCACGGCGTCAGACGCACTGCAACTATTAACAGGAGGGCACAATGAAATGGGTTAACAATTTGAAGATCGGGACAAAGCTGCTGGGCGGTTTCATTCTGGTTGCTGTAATCGCAGCCAGTATCGGCCTAATCGGCTATATGAGTATGAGTACTATGGGCAGGGAATTCGATGAAGTAACGGATAACAGGCTGCCGAGTATTTTGGGCCTGGGGATGATAAATGAAGCGCAA
Proteins encoded in this window:
- a CDS encoding PAS domain S-box protein — its product is MRNGTERSYLELVELAMSVVLRWDISGTVTFINEYGAELFGYQKKELVGRNIMGTIVDETESTGRNLRTIIKEIVTQPEKYRDNENENVTKDGKRLWMHWRNTAVLDSAGSLTEIISIGNDITGRKQAEEALKVSEARYLSILEDQTELICRYRHDGRISFVNGAYARYYGKQPGELLDRNYIPHIPEPDLSIVLDKVRKISFDEPIMQLTHRVIMTDGTIRWQHWTHRGIFTENGILIECQAVGRDITERKKIEQKLDTYQLHLEKMVEERTKNLEEAISSLTNEIDRRKEVEAALERNRLLLSGVFNSIQDGIAVVDRDQNIIMANRAVEKLFPNHSPVGFKIKKCFEVYRNATERCEDCATIRAIEGRVSQVETIPFNCAGSGEGWLEVYVFPFLGEEGEIKGVIQYLKDITERKRAEQHLALMNFALNNSHEAVFLTDENARFNYVNEESCRVLGYTRAELLGLGVPDIDPDFPAERWPDHWNDLKTQRSVVFEGRHRTKDGYAFPVEIKANHFDFDGRDYCLTLVRDITERKRAEEILRRSEEKYRTLFEESFDGLFISSPEGNILDINKKGIQILGYDTKEEVMSLDLERDIYACPPDRRRILSMVNDLGTAEYEVSIRRKRGETIVARCSLTAVQGDKGAITAYRGIIRDITEFKRVETAEMEAKRALQESEKRYRDLFQKAGEGILLLTVNGDIYSMNESFAAMHGYSIEEMLHMKLADLDIGLDPRVDAERKKKIVADGGLIFEVAHRHKAGHTIEFEVSVSFTELSGEKYFICFHRDISERKNAERELREKEGKLRAMIESFDGLIYICSQDYRIEFMNEKLIERTGRNAVGEVCYSTLHDRDSICPWCVNDRVFRGEIVRWELQSPKDGRWYYVVNTPIRHVDGSFSKQAMIMDITDKIKLEERARINDQLAVLGQLSAGITHEINNPNAFIMSNAQLLQDIWRDAEQVLLQQWRQVGDFSLGGLSFPAMKEDVQKAIRYLLEGSDRINNIVTSLKAYTSPLGDYVSENVDLNEVVRSSLEILDSQIKTATDNFRWIPDEEVPHVRGNRQALEQVVTNLITNALQALTDRTKGVSVYSRYERGPNVVIIEVTDEGVGMTQEILRRASNPFFTTKRDRSGVGLGLAIASSIVTNHNGSIVFESEAGAGTTVMVSLPCSYSSSAE
- a CDS encoding response regulator, which gives rise to MTNNDHAKHILIADDEVPFRFAAVLALRRAGYRTSEAQDGADALVKILGNGTHIPFDLIILDIHMPYLSGLKVCDILRERGVYVPVLFVAAFVDESEIERIVPDNAYSLLKKPFRIEQMISKVQEMVCQ
- a CDS encoding sigma-54-dependent Fis family transcriptional regulator translates to MYNGSEHNSCVLLVDDEQAILDTYSLILRAAGIDQARTCQDSRDVLPFLAEFGAAAIVLDVLMPHLSGPELLLTLKKDYPYIPVIMMTSSNDVETAINCMKYGASDYLTKPVEKSRFVAVIKRTLDMKELSLEASALRHSLICRDLRHPEAFSSIVTGSEKMQSVFRYIEAIGMSKQPVLITGETGVGKELMAQAIHRICGRKGELVAVNVAGLDDSMFSDALFGHERGAFTSAEKQRGGLIQQAAGGTLFLDEVGDMQEASQVKLLRLLQENIYYPLGSDMPKKSDARIVVATNKDLHSCMHEGVFRKDLYYRLNTHHVHMPPLRERPEDIPLLTDYFLAEAAASMNRKKPATTPGLLPLLGLYHFPGNVRELQGMCYDAVARHKSGVLSMESFREVIQHNAPSLDLTVMSCFGAQPAVTCSFSHFPTKKEIDDFFMQKALELSMGNVSMAASLLGITRQAIHKKLNKHTKRSEA